Proteins encoded by one window of Streptomyces sp. NBC_01571:
- a CDS encoding DUF3037 domain-containing protein, producing the protein MSERDVFEYALLRVVPRVERGEYFNAGVLVYCRAKSFVAARTHLDETKLRALDPEADVAGVRAALRAVEGVCAGGKAAGQAAGDDAGRRFRWLIAPRSTVLQPGPVHTGLTADPEAETERLLALLVR; encoded by the coding sequence GTGAGCGAGCGGGACGTCTTCGAGTACGCGCTGCTGCGGGTGGTGCCGCGCGTCGAACGCGGCGAGTACTTCAACGCGGGCGTACTGGTGTACTGCCGCGCCAAGTCCTTCGTGGCGGCGCGCACCCATCTGGACGAGACGAAGCTGCGGGCACTGGACCCGGAGGCCGACGTGGCGGGCGTACGGGCCGCGCTGCGCGCCGTGGAAGGGGTCTGCGCGGGTGGGAAAGCGGCAGGTCAGGCTGCGGGGGACGATGCCGGTCGGCGCTTTCGCTGGTTGATCGCGCCGCGCTCGACGGTACTGCAGCCCGGGCCCGTGCACACGGGGCTCACCGCCGATCCGGAGGCCGAGACGGAGCGGTTGCTCGCGCTGCTGGTCAGGTAA
- the fabG gene encoding 3-oxoacyl-ACP reductase FabG, producing MSTTEQRVAVVTGAARGIGAATAVRLAAEGRAVAVIDLDEAACKDTVEKITAAGGRALAVGCDVSDEAQVEAAIERIAEELGAPTILVNNAGVLRDNLLFKMAASDWDTVMNVHLRGAFLMSKACQKYMVEAKFGRIVNLSSSSALGNRGQANYSAAKAGLQGLTKTLAIELGKFGVTANAVAPGFIATDMTAATAARVGMGFEDFQAAAATQIPVQRVGNPDDIANAIAFFTGEAAGFVSGQVLYVAGGPLN from the coding sequence ATGTCCACCACTGAGCAGCGTGTCGCCGTAGTCACCGGTGCCGCGCGCGGCATCGGCGCCGCGACCGCCGTACGACTGGCCGCCGAGGGCCGCGCCGTCGCGGTGATCGATCTCGACGAGGCCGCGTGCAAGGACACCGTGGAGAAGATCACCGCTGCCGGTGGCCGGGCTCTCGCGGTCGGCTGCGACGTCTCCGACGAGGCCCAGGTCGAGGCCGCGATCGAGCGGATCGCCGAGGAGCTCGGTGCGCCGACGATCCTGGTGAACAACGCGGGCGTGCTCCGCGACAACCTGCTGTTCAAGATGGCCGCGTCCGACTGGGACACCGTCATGAACGTGCACCTGCGCGGCGCCTTCCTGATGTCGAAGGCCTGCCAGAAGTACATGGTGGAGGCGAAGTTCGGCCGGATCGTCAACCTGTCGTCCTCCTCCGCTCTCGGCAACCGCGGCCAGGCCAACTACTCCGCCGCCAAGGCCGGTCTGCAGGGCCTGACCAAGACGCTCGCCATCGAGCTCGGCAAGTTCGGCGTCACCGCGAACGCCGTCGCGCCCGGCTTCATCGCCACCGACATGACCGCCGCCACCGCCGCCCGCGTCGGCATGGGCTTCGAGGACTTCCAGGCCGCGGCCGCCACCCAGATCCCCGTGCAGCGCGTCGGCAACCCCGACGACATCGCCAACGCCATCGCCTTCTTCACCGGCGAGGCCGCCGGATTCGTCTCCGGCCAGGTGCTGTACGTGGCCGGCGGACCGCTCAACTAA